In Enoplosus armatus isolate fEnoArm2 chromosome 20, fEnoArm2.hap1, whole genome shotgun sequence, the sequence TGTTGCTCTTCCAGGAGGGAGGTGTGTCCATCCTCACAGCAGCTCTGGAGAGCTGCCTGGAGGTTCAGTGGAAGGAccagtatgagtgtgtgctggGCCCAGTGGCACCCCCCATCTCACTGGAAGCCTCTCAGCGTATCATAGAGATCCTCAAAATCCTCTTCAACATCACCTACAGCACCCACAGGCAGGAGCCAAGTGAGGTCAGTGAGTCCATAGTCCATAatacacctccctctctctatgaGGAAATTCAAGTTAAAGATTTAATCAAAACCTGTCCTCCCTTAGCCTCCATTGCCTCTCAGCTGTACGTCACACATTATCAGCCCAATTTAACTTATAtagagagaaatacagaatgtgtactgtgtgttttctgctcccACAGGACGATGCCGCTCTTTATCGACACCTGGTGGCGCTCCTGCGTCTCTGCCTGATGAGGAAGTGTACGCTTTCAGACGACTCTGATGAACTGCAGGGGTGAGCATGAACTAAAGCGTGGCTGGATAGACAGAAAATTGAAACAATGTCGATGCATTTAAAGGTGCTGGTGTcacacttttgtttctttatataAGTTTGTGCCTATATCCTCATTCCATCTCTCAGTTTAACTATTATTTCAGTTCAAATGAGGTCTGTGggcataaatataaatataatgttgtCAAAATGATCTGGATACTATGTAATATAATCATGTGTTTACAGCATGTACAGTTCAGGTATAAATAAGGTAAATAAGGGGAAATTAATATTTGTTATAATAGGGTTTCTGACAAATTAGTTTAAAAGATGAAGAATTGATGTTGACATAAAAACACGTGCcagtgaatgaaaaagagaactTTATAgcttattcatattttttttttatgtatatgtgaGGTGGGAACACCGTGAACTCTACACTGGACTTGGGATTGTTCAATAAAACTTAAATCCCAGTTTGTATAATCAGGGTCTTGTCTCACTTTCATAAAGAAGCAGAAGTTGTTCACAAGCAATAGCTCACTTCTTCTTGCTTCCACAACCAgattatatcattattatttcagtagATCTCATTCAATTCTCAGGTAATTGTGATTTTTACAGAGGTCTGGATTTGATTcttgtttaatttgatttaatcaaATTTAATTTGAACAGTTAAGGCCTTGTTATCTGCATAGAGCaagcattttatttctgtgtcagCGATGATTCCTCTAATGTTGTTGGGtcataaatgtatatttttaaagatgttgTGTGTCTCACTccattttgttgtgtaaagAATTGTGATCACAGCTTTATTAGTagtatatgtttgtatttttaccaCTTATTGTAGTTTTGTGTATACCagtatacaataatataataatccaTCACGCCAAACTAAACCAAATACTTTGCCTCTGTGCTCCCTTTGATCAACTCTTACTCTCTCTcccacagtcacacagtcaacCTGTTGTCAGCGCTGCCTCTGCAGTGTCTCGACGTGCTGCTGAGGGTGCCTCTGGAGCCAGACTCGCAGCAGTGCCAGGGGGTCAACATGGACTGTGTCCACACCCTGGTGCTGTTCATGGAGAGACGCCTGGATTCGGTAAAGGAGGAAGAAATATGCAGAGAAGCGGCTGAGTGCTTAGTGGCCAAGCTAGAGTTGAAAGTTGAGACTGGTTCGCTAATACTGAAATAACCTGAGGCAGTCttccttgtttgtttgcttcttaGGGTGATAAGATCAAAGAGAAGCTGACACCAATCCTCAATCTGCtgacagagagctgcagggccCACAGAGAAACACGCCATTACATCAGGAAACATGTAATACATCCAAAAACATGATGCCTCTGAGAAAGCTCATGGAACACTTTGCTTCTCACAATATTTGGATTATATGTGAAACTATTATTTGTTTCAACTGAGATTGAGATTTATCCCCGTCATTAGATCCTGCCTCCTCTGAGAGACGTGTCTCACAGGCCAGAGGAAGGCTCCACAGTGAAGAGTCGCCTGATCCGTCTCATGACTCATCTGGATACAGACCTCAAACACTGTGCTGCCGACCTCATCTTTGTCCTCTGCAAGGAAAATGGTAAGATCTCTCTCCCTGGAGTCACGGGGATTGTTTGTATTACAATTTTCAGTCACAGAAATACATGGATATACTTTTTCATTGAACCTTGATCTGATTTTTTAAAGAGCtataaatgggggggggggggggggggggtaaaggtgcaaaaatctcaaaaattTTTCTACAATAAATCCTCGTCTTCAAAGATTTTACCTTTTGttaaacaaaatcacacatttctattttatatctTCTAGTTTCAGCGTTCACTGAATCTGaatatctttttaaatattcaaacctAAATGGCTGCCATTACAATGCAATGGAAATATTCTTAAAATTTTGTGTATGatttttctgtacatttcttGAAACTTcatatatacacagacataTTTGGAAACCTCCTCTAGAATCTAAAATTAGTTCCTGTGGTTTTGAGTACTGTTTGTTTGCACAACATTTATTAGTAATCAGTGACTCCCTGGGGTGTCAGTTAGGTGCTGAAAAGggtttgtagtttttatcatgtctttttttctgtacataGATTACACACCTGATAAAAAATaatgccagaaaataatatgGTTTTCATCAACCCTAATTTTTGTGTTGTCTCCACCGccctcactcttcttcttcttccagtgAGTCGTTTTGTCAAGTACACAGGCTACGGCAACGCCGCGGGCCTGCTGGCCACCAGGGGTTTGCTGGGCGGGGGGTCCAGGACCACCAGCTCTGACGCCCAGTACTCCAGTGACTCTGACTCGGACACAGAGGAGTACCGACAGGTGAAAGATCGCATCAACCCAGTGACGGGGCGGgtggaggcagagcagccggacCCCATGGAGGGTAtgacggaggaggagaaggaggaggaggccaagaGGCTGATCATGCTCTTCAACAAGCTGTCCAGGTCAGTGAAATGCCAGACTAttaaagatagatagatagatagagttGTAAACCTGTGACAAGGCTGTGTGTCAAATCTGGCTCAGATGGTCTTAATAAATACATCCCATGTTGAGGAAACAATTTAAGGGAGAAAGATTTCAATGTGCTGAAAATTAATGGGTTAAAGTTGGCATTTCCCTTCAAAATTTGGAGAGGAAGCTTCATGATACAGATGACACTATTATGCAGAGCTCACTGAGATCAAGTTTATTTGCATAAAACAGTGGCAACAATttgaaaagagtaaaaaaaaaaaagtcactaaGAGTCCAGTTTAGGTTGAGAGcagattcatttgttttgcagtgataACATCATCCAGCCGATGGGAGTGGACTCCGAGGGGAAGCTGGTCCCAATGTTGGGACTGAGGGAGACTTCCCTCTCTGAGGAGGGGCGGCCTGAGTCAGAGAATGAcggagaagcagaagaaggagagaagaactGAAACACGTCAAATCCTTTCATTCAgtgtattgattttcttttgtaaatatCCCATTTCTAAAGTTTAACAGTGCATAAATATTTGTTGTAAGTGTGTGGACGACATGAAAACAAGGTGATGTAGCTCTCAGCCAGAACCAGCCAGCCATTCTGAAACCAAATGAACGGATATCAAAATCTCATTTTTACCTCTTCTTCATTTGGACTAATGATGTAGGGCAGCAATAAGGTCACCCTGGTGTAAGTTAGGAATGAATTCTGAATTGATAGTAGATCCTAAGAAGGAACTGATTTCATGGTGATAACATGATATTATCCAATAAATATACTATGTGTGTTTCAATGTATAGTTTCATTCAGTCTCTTCTATAGCTTTCAGAGTATATTGGGAATAGACGTTCTCATTGGTTAGCTGTGACCCTTAAATACATCAAGATGAAATAAACATCTGCACAGCATATTTACTTTTTCCTGTACAGTCTCTGGTGTGTTGCGGTACATAACTGTCTTAGATTGTGCTCAGGTGGATATTCGGCATATTGTGCTTAAACTGTCTCGTGATACAAgatcaaaaacatttacactgacTCCAGATCTGATTCTGGTCACAACCTGCACTGTATCTATCTCTGTGACTTAACAGTTATTCTTTATTTGGATCCACAAAGTGGTCGCTAGTcttataacaatataacaaacaacaatttaaaatcaaacagtACCAATAAAACAAGAAAGGGCAAAACAAGCCAAGTATAAAGATTagaaaataagtgaaatgactctatatataaaatatgaaacaataaaaaacagtagcctggaaacaaatac encodes:
- the LOC139303098 gene encoding chaperone Ric-8A, yielding MDVDLEGIIQCIKQGDENGVQAQLQEFNKEYAQCFFFDAEERDRRKQRKLEEFRNNKVREYTDSDSDCDEYDHEDRGLILRQNLVVVLLRFIRTGVKCRLLRVSLRTLRILSRDKKVLGPLVTDGALLTVAKLAGLTTCDASEEASDPDSDFYDNIIASLTEAKVLQSRTDEDEGDVEANDEECSAFDEDAKSDVSLANSGDLDNISWFGSHRTSINEMHRGNIHHKVLERGRRDRRESKMEGQEEEEVEEEGESGEEAQRKEAMKVLCNVVYNSTWAQERFSALRLMCGLIERLSSSVSCSSPSSVQFYELRLMFLITALRPELRTQLQQEGGVSILTAALESCLEVQWKDQYECVLGPVAPPISLEASQRIIEILKILFNITYSTHRQEPSEDDAALYRHLVALLRLCLMRKCTLSDDSDELQGHTVNLLSALPLQCLDVLLRVPLEPDSQQCQGVNMDCVHTLVLFMERRLDSGDKIKEKLTPILNLLTESCRAHRETRHYIRKHILPPLRDVSHRPEEGSTVKSRLIRLMTHLDTDLKHCAADLIFVLCKENVSRFVKYTGYGNAAGLLATRGLLGGGSRTTSSDAQYSSDSDSDTEEYRQVKDRINPVTGRVEAEQPDPMEGMTEEEKEEEAKRLIMLFNKLSSDNIIQPMGVDSEGKLVPMLGLRETSLSEEGRPESENDGEAEEGEKN